In Arthrobacter sp. StoSoilB5, one genomic interval encodes:
- a CDS encoding VCBS repeat-containing protein, translated as MSSAGIGAAPATASAPMPAGFISAEGVVPMLGMRFVGSELIMGAPGEFGGCDKTESAPNGYTIEWLSSGLPLPEERQEETLKLVPEDRGTFISFRVRPTTPEKQGCPDQVELRSKETAPIAASNRAMGWTGRGNFELLGRTASGELVLYPRTYTYQPGWCFSSGTCPGYTSEWDEPSVVGTGWGVFNIVFSPGDFDGDGNNDILARDAGGVLYLYPGDGDGGWLPRSVVGTGWNIFNTVLGPGDFNADGNNDVLGRDAAGRLLLYPGDGEGGWLPSVVAGNGWQIFDTIIAPGDVTGDGWVDLYGRDHAGYLHQYPTDGHLGWYPPTRLGPGWGAMSGISGAGSYTHNVELPVNGGVRQPRNDLLAINPDGELLRYFAGGAIGTGWDIFVELI; from the coding sequence ATGTCGTCGGCGGGCATCGGGGCGGCCCCGGCGACGGCGTCCGCCCCGATGCCCGCAGGATTCATTTCGGCAGAGGGCGTGGTCCCTATGCTGGGGATGCGTTTTGTCGGGTCGGAGCTGATAATGGGTGCGCCGGGCGAATTCGGTGGGTGCGACAAGACCGAATCCGCCCCCAACGGCTACACCATCGAATGGCTCAGCAGCGGACTTCCGCTGCCCGAAGAGCGGCAGGAGGAGACGCTGAAGCTCGTGCCCGAGGACCGCGGGACCTTCATTTCCTTCAGGGTCCGCCCCACGACCCCCGAGAAGCAGGGGTGCCCGGACCAGGTAGAGCTGAGAAGCAAGGAAACCGCACCCATTGCAGCGTCCAACCGCGCCATGGGCTGGACGGGCCGGGGCAATTTCGAGCTTCTAGGGCGCACCGCTTCCGGTGAATTGGTCCTATACCCGAGGACCTACACCTACCAGCCCGGATGGTGCTTCAGTTCCGGAACGTGCCCGGGATACACGTCTGAATGGGACGAGCCCAGTGTGGTCGGGACGGGTTGGGGTGTGTTCAACATTGTGTTCTCGCCCGGCGATTTTGACGGGGACGGCAATAACGACATCCTGGCACGCGATGCGGGTGGCGTCCTCTACCTGTATCCGGGCGACGGCGACGGCGGCTGGCTTCCCCGGTCAGTGGTCGGAACGGGCTGGAACATCTTTAATACCGTCCTCGGGCCCGGCGACTTCAACGCCGACGGCAACAACGACGTCCTCGGTCGTGACGCCGCCGGCAGGCTCCTGCTCTATCCGGGCGACGGCGAGGGCGGCTGGCTGCCAAGTGTCGTAGCCGGCAATGGATGGCAGATCTTCGACACGATCATCGCTCCCGGGGACGTCACCGGTGACGGTTGGGTGGATCTCTACGGGCGGGATCACGCTGGCTACCTGCACCAGTACCCCACTGACGGCCATCTTGGCTGGTACCCGCCGACCCGACTGGGCCCGGGTTGGGGCGCGATGTCCGGGATCAGCGGCGCTGGAAGCTATACGCACAATGTTGAACTGCCAGTTAATGGCGGCGTGCGACAGCCCCGGAACGACCTCCTGGCCATCAACCCCGACGGCGAGTTGCTCCGCTACTTCGCCGGCGGCGCCATCGGCACGGGGTGGGACATTTTCGTGGAACTGATTTAG
- a CDS encoding bifunctional SulP family inorganic anion transporter/carbonic anhydrase, with amino-acid sequence MPQSNDSASISTDSHSPPGKNPPGSPGKATKPNFLSNLSADLPASLVVFLVALPLSLGIAAASGAPVMAGLIAAAIGGIVAGSLGGSPLQVSGPAAGLTVVVAGLVDEFGWQVTCAITAAAGVVQLLLGISRVGRAALAVSPVVVKAMLAGIGITIILQQLHVLLGGQAAGSAVENLTALPAAITNVELHSALLGLAVVAILLAWKYLPTVVRKIPGPLAAVVAITALSAAVAPSVERISFSGSLFDAIALPSLPDGNWRAAAMAVITVALIASIESLLSAVAVDKMHAGTRTNLNRELVGQGSANMVSGMLGGLPVTGVIVRSATNVEAGAASRASAILHGVWVLVFSALFAGLIQLIPLSVLAGLLLVIGAKLIKVADIKTSLRTGDLLVYVVTLACVVVLNLLEGVIIGLALAALCVLWRVLRAQVHAHPPAGGQLPWRVTIAGSCSFFALPRLNRVLHSVPEGQDVVVELNADYLDHAFREALVAWQTQHRASGASVVLEEHGTTAFTDAADNTPQRQDPREFPLPPRTSWQPSPLQRAHQEAHDDGGQLPLRSILLGIDKYHRRYADKVRPLVQDLTEGQNPDTLFVACVDSRVNPNLITSSGPGDLLTLRNIGNVVCPDGRDASIDSTLAFAVKGLSVDSIVICGHSNCGAMKAVIADAEGAPAALGGGFDAWLGHARPSYRSLLDGHPVALAAEAEGYSRLDQLSMVNVAVQLQKLEEHPVTGPALAAGQAQATGLFYDICTARVVLVTPEGIEQLDPSMAVQ; translated from the coding sequence GTGCCACAGTCGAACGACTCCGCGTCCATCTCCACCGACTCCCACAGCCCGCCGGGCAAGAACCCGCCCGGAAGCCCGGGCAAAGCAACCAAGCCCAACTTCCTCAGCAACCTGAGCGCCGACCTCCCCGCATCCCTCGTCGTCTTCCTCGTTGCCCTTCCGCTCTCGCTCGGTATCGCCGCTGCCTCCGGAGCACCCGTCATGGCCGGGCTCATCGCAGCAGCCATCGGAGGAATCGTCGCGGGCAGCCTGGGCGGCTCCCCACTGCAGGTGAGCGGCCCTGCCGCCGGACTGACAGTCGTCGTGGCCGGTCTGGTTGACGAGTTCGGCTGGCAGGTGACCTGCGCTATTACCGCAGCCGCCGGCGTCGTGCAGTTGTTGCTGGGTATTAGCCGGGTAGGCCGGGCGGCGCTGGCAGTTTCGCCGGTGGTGGTCAAAGCGATGCTGGCTGGCATCGGCATCACGATCATCCTGCAGCAGTTGCATGTGCTGCTCGGTGGCCAGGCGGCTGGGTCCGCCGTCGAAAACCTGACCGCATTGCCAGCGGCCATCACCAACGTCGAACTGCATTCCGCCCTGCTGGGCTTGGCAGTTGTGGCCATCCTCCTTGCCTGGAAATACCTGCCCACTGTAGTGCGGAAGATTCCCGGCCCGCTGGCGGCGGTCGTCGCCATCACCGCTTTGTCTGCAGCAGTTGCGCCCAGCGTTGAGCGCATCAGCTTCAGCGGTTCGCTGTTCGACGCCATTGCCTTGCCCAGCTTGCCCGACGGCAACTGGCGTGCCGCCGCCATGGCAGTCATCACGGTAGCCCTGATCGCAAGCATCGAATCGCTGCTGTCCGCGGTCGCGGTGGACAAGATGCACGCAGGCACGCGCACCAATCTCAACCGCGAGCTCGTAGGACAAGGCTCCGCCAACATGGTTTCGGGAATGCTCGGTGGCCTCCCGGTGACGGGCGTGATCGTCCGCAGCGCCACCAACGTTGAGGCCGGCGCCGCGAGCCGGGCGTCCGCCATCCTCCACGGCGTGTGGGTCCTGGTGTTCTCGGCACTGTTCGCTGGCCTCATCCAGCTGATTCCTTTGTCCGTGCTGGCCGGCCTGTTGCTGGTTATCGGCGCCAAGCTCATCAAGGTCGCCGACATCAAAACCAGCCTGCGCACCGGCGACCTCTTGGTCTACGTGGTCACGCTGGCATGCGTTGTTGTACTCAACCTGCTCGAAGGCGTCATTATCGGCCTCGCACTCGCGGCCCTCTGCGTGCTGTGGCGGGTACTCCGTGCCCAGGTCCACGCCCATCCTCCCGCCGGGGGGCAGCTCCCGTGGCGCGTTACGATCGCCGGGTCCTGTAGCTTCTTCGCCCTGCCCCGACTGAACCGCGTCCTGCACTCCGTGCCCGAAGGCCAGGACGTAGTGGTTGAACTCAACGCCGATTACCTCGATCACGCTTTCCGCGAGGCGCTGGTCGCCTGGCAGACGCAACACCGCGCCAGCGGCGCCTCGGTGGTGCTGGAGGAACATGGAACCACCGCTTTCACAGACGCCGCGGACAACACGCCCCAGCGCCAAGATCCACGCGAGTTCCCCCTGCCGCCCCGGACTTCCTGGCAGCCCTCGCCTTTGCAAAGGGCCCACCAGGAAGCGCACGACGACGGCGGGCAGCTTCCGCTGCGGTCGATCCTCCTTGGCATCGACAAATACCATCGACGCTACGCAGATAAGGTTCGCCCGCTGGTGCAGGATCTGACCGAGGGGCAGAATCCGGACACACTGTTTGTTGCGTGCGTCGACTCGCGCGTGAACCCCAACCTCATCACCAGCAGCGGCCCCGGCGACCTGCTGACACTGCGGAATATTGGCAACGTAGTGTGCCCTGATGGCCGGGATGCCTCGATCGACTCGACACTGGCGTTCGCGGTCAAGGGCTTGTCCGTGGACTCGATCGTGATCTGCGGCCACTCGAACTGTGGCGCGATGAAGGCCGTCATAGCCGACGCTGAGGGTGCGCCGGCAGCTTTGGGTGGGGGATTCGATGCCTGGTTGGGGCACGCCCGGCCGAGCTACCGCTCGCTGTTGGACGGTCATCCGGTAGCCCTTGCTGCCGAAGCTGAAGGCTACAGCCGCCTCGACCAGCTAAGCATGGTGAATGTCGCTGTCCAGCTCCAGAAACTCGAAGAGCACCCAGTCACTGGGCCGGCCTTGGCAGCCGGGCAAGCGCAGGCCACGGGCTTGTTCTACGACATTTGCACGGCCCGTGTGGTCCTTGTGACTCCTGAGGGCATCGAGCAACTGGACCCGAGCATGGCCGTTCAGTAG
- a CDS encoding adenylate kinase: MARLIIMGPPGSGKGTQAEHIARHFNIPAISTGDLFRAHVGKQTELGIEAGKYMDNGEFVPDSITISMLRERLAEPDANAGCLLDGYPRTVIQIGALDEMLAARREQLDAVIELTVADEELVDRMLRRAKEQGRSDDTETVIQRRLELYRDETRPVVTAYSQRGILLTVDGSGERESITAAAIAAVEKALAG; encoded by the coding sequence ATGGCGCGGCTGATCATCATGGGACCTCCTGGCTCTGGCAAGGGCACCCAAGCGGAGCACATCGCACGGCACTTCAACATTCCCGCCATCTCCACCGGAGACCTCTTCCGGGCCCACGTCGGCAAGCAAACGGAGCTAGGAATCGAGGCCGGCAAATACATGGACAACGGTGAGTTCGTCCCCGATTCGATCACCATTTCGATGCTCCGGGAGCGGCTGGCTGAACCAGACGCGAATGCCGGGTGCCTGTTGGATGGATACCCGCGTACAGTCATCCAGATCGGCGCGCTCGATGAAATGCTGGCTGCCAGGCGGGAGCAGCTTGACGCTGTCATCGAGCTGACCGTTGCTGACGAGGAACTCGTTGACCGGATGCTCAGGCGTGCCAAGGAACAGGGCCGCAGCGACGACACAGAGACGGTCATCCAGCGCAGGCTCGAGCTGTATCGGGATGAAACCCGGCCCGTGGTCACCGCCTACTCGCAGCGTGGAATCCTGCTGACGGTGGACGGTTCCGGCGAGAGGGAATCGATTACGGCTGCTGCGATCGCTGCGGTGGAGAAGGCGTTGGCGGGCTAG
- a CDS encoding SRPBCC domain-containing protein, whose translation MTVVSVDKNAEALSLTVVAEFDADVQRVWKIWEDPRQLERWWGPPTVPATFETHDFTPGGEAAYYMTVPDGTKAHGWWQFTTINAPDHLEFDYGFADEQGIPLHEHGAAHATVKLEPVGNRTLMTMSTRFDSEEQLQKMLDMGMEEGLRQAIGQVDALLAEPANA comes from the coding sequence ATGACCGTGGTCAGCGTGGACAAGAATGCCGAGGCCCTGAGCCTTACCGTCGTTGCCGAGTTCGATGCCGATGTCCAGCGCGTTTGGAAAATCTGGGAGGATCCGCGCCAGCTCGAACGGTGGTGGGGGCCGCCTACCGTGCCGGCCACGTTCGAAACCCACGATTTCACTCCCGGAGGCGAGGCCGCTTATTACATGACGGTGCCCGACGGCACAAAGGCCCACGGCTGGTGGCAGTTCACTACCATCAACGCCCCGGATCACCTCGAATTCGACTACGGATTTGCCGACGAACAGGGCATCCCCTTGCACGAGCATGGAGCCGCTCACGCCACCGTCAAACTCGAGCCCGTTGGCAACCGCACCCTCATGACCATGTCCACGCGCTTTGACTCTGAAGAACAGCTTCAGAAGATGTTGGACATGGGCATGGAAGAAGGGCTGCGGCAAGCGATCGGCCAGGTCGACGCACTCCTTGCGGAGCCGGCCAACGCCTGA
- a CDS encoding metalloregulator ArsR/SmtB family transcription factor: MVVDQLSSVPEKDVQLDRLFQALADATRRDILTRVTAGEYSVSGLSALYAMSFAAVQKHVAVLERASLVAKERRGREQIVRGNHDGLQKARRLLDQYEMIWRERAHRIAEILAED, encoded by the coding sequence ATGGTTGTAGATCAGCTCAGTTCGGTACCCGAAAAAGACGTCCAGCTTGACCGCCTGTTCCAAGCCTTGGCAGATGCCACTCGCCGGGACATTTTGACCCGAGTGACGGCCGGGGAGTATTCGGTCTCCGGCTTGTCCGCGCTCTACGCCATGAGTTTCGCGGCCGTACAGAAGCATGTCGCGGTCCTGGAACGGGCCTCCCTTGTGGCAAAGGAGAGGCGAGGGAGGGAGCAGATCGTGCGGGGGAATCATGATGGACTGCAAAAAGCCCGGCGTCTGCTGGATCAATACGAAATGATCTGGCGGGAACGTGCCCACCGGATCGCCGAAATTCTCGCTGAAGATTAG